The nucleotide sequence CGCCGCTGCCGGAGGAGTTTTTTGACCAGCCCCAGCGACACCCGGAAGCGGTGCGCTATCTCAGGCCGGGTGCCTTCCTCATCGTCATAGGCGGCCAGAATGCGCTCACGCAGATCAACAGATGTCGTTCGCATGAACCATGCTTACCACAACCTTCCAGTATTGGTTACAGTTTTAATTGAAATGCTCTAAACCTCTACAAATGGGGCGCATGGTTTCACGAGGAATCAAGTGGTATCTGAGCTGATCCGGCTTAATCTCGGTTAATCAATTTGGTGCACCTTTTGGTGCGCGCGACCTTATTCAGGATTTTCACCAATATCATGCCTAATCCAAGCAGAGACTTGTATGATTGCTGTTGAGGCTTGGCTGCACAGTGGGAATAGCAGGTTTAGCGCAGGAGTCGATTGGGTAATCATGAGGGATTGAATGGCACTTCGGGAAGGTCAGCTTAAATTCTGCTCCACCTCCTAGAGCATTTGTCACTGAGATACTGCCTTGATGCTCATCCATCGCCAGTTTGCAAAAAGCTAGGCCGATGCCATATCCGTGTTTTCCCTTGCGCTGGCCTGCTCCCATACTAAACAGATTGAATATCTGTTGTTGGTATTCGGGTGAGATTCCTGGCCCGTGATCTCGGACGGTGATTTGGATATGGTCAGGATTTTGTTCCAAGGAGATATCAATGGAAGATGGTCCTTGGGAATGCTTGATTGCATTGAGGATGAGGTTTTCCAGACAGCGTTCCAAAATCATCTGATCGCATTCGGCTAAAATATTGGAGTCGGATGGGGCGAAGATGAGATTGATCCCGGAGGCAGTCGCTATCGACCGGTGTGAAGAAATCAAGCGGTTCACCAAAGGCACCAAGTTCTGCTGTTTGATCTCGAGTTGTAAGCCTTCCCGGTCGTTTAGAGCGATCATGAGCATGTCGTTCACCATGCTGGCGATCCGGTCACACTCAAAATTTAAAGTCTTGGTGTAACGTGCAATGTCTCCGGCTTCGAGAAGGTTTTCCTGAAGGAGGGCTGTGAAACCGCGGAAGATGGTCAATGGACCGCGGATGTCATGCACGACCATGCTGATGAGTTCTTGCCGTTTCTGCATTTCGTGATGCTTGCTGAGAAAGGCCAGTCTCAGTCTGGCGGCACCCTGAACTCTGGCCCGTAGCTCGTGCAGGCGAAAAGGCTTGGTCACGAAATCGGTAGCCCCGGCTGCCAGACCATCTACGATGACATCTTCCGAATTCAAGGCAGACATCAAGATCACTGGTACGGGCACTATGGGTTTTTGTGCGCAGATTTTTTTACAAGCTTCCAATCCGGTCATACCCGGCATCATGACGTCCAATAGAACGAGGTCGATATTCCCTTCGGCGTAGATTTTCAGTGCTGCTTGAGCATTGTCTGCGTGAACCAATCTGTATGGGCCATAGCCCAAGATGGCCTCGATACTTACATGGACGGTAGGTTCATCATCGACGACCAGAATTTGTGTCGTTGCTTGGGTTTGGCCGGGTGTGCTCATGTCATTCATCGCAGTTCAGAATTTCTTTTTCCGCCTATAATTTCGTCGCAATCGGCCGAATGAACAAGCGATGAACCGTCTGCGAGTGTCACAGAGGTGTAAAAAGGATGCCGTATCGACTGCAGCCAAGTAATGGTACAATAGCTCCAAAGTATTTGGAGATTCAAACCGGCTAAGCGACCTCAGGCCTTGCGACTTTCTGACTGGGCGCAAATCTTTCCGATGAGTTCGGAGAGCGCTTTCAGTTTTACCGGTTTCGACAAGTAATCATCACAACCGGCACGCAAGCAGCGTTCTTTGTCGCCGGGCATGGCCAAGGCGGTAAGCGCTATGATATGGACATGATTTACCGCAGGATCCTGGTGTTGGCGGATGATCTCCGTTGCTTCCAGACCGTCCATCTTGGGCATCTGTATATCCATCAAGACGACATCAGGATAATATTTTTCCACGCTCGTCACCGCTTCCTCACCGTTGACGGCTACACGGATGTCATAGCCACGAGCTTCGAGGTAACATTTCACTGCTTCGACATTTACCGGGTTGTCGTCGGCAATAAGCACCAAAGGTTTCTTTGCTGAGGTGGCGGCTTTGCTGGCAAGCGCATGGGGAGTCGAAAGCGGAAGGGCTTTCGGTGATGCTTTCTTGGCGGCGTTGGGTTCCTTCCATGGTATTTCGACAAAGAACTTACTGCCGACACCAACCTCACTGGTGACTCCTACACATCCACCATGCAGCTCGGCGAGCTGTCTCACAAGGGCGAGACCAAGGCCTGTGCCGTTGTATTGACGTGAAAGCTTCGAGTCGAGCTGGACAAAGGGCTGGAAGAGTTTGCTGAGCTGCGAGGGACTGATGCCGATGCCTGAATCCTCCACTTCGATCCGTAGAATTTCATTTTCTGCATCGCCCTGGATACGCAGCCATACACGACCGTCGTTCGGCGTGAATTTGACCGCGTTGCTTAGCAAGTTCACCAGCATCTGTTTGATCCGGCGGGCATCCACGCGCACGATTATGTCTTGCGGGTCTTGTACGAAAGTGAGGGTCTGGTTTTTCTTGGCCATCATCTCTTTGACCAGCCGCGTGCTGGCCGAGCAAAGATCGGAGATGGGGTAGTTTGCCAGTTGCAGCGTCAATTGGCCGGATTCAATTTTGGCCAGATCAAGGATGTCATTGATGAGTTCCAGCAGATGGCGACCGCTTTCTTCGATTGATTTGAGATACTTGGACTGACGTTCCGAGAGTTGTCCGTAAACTCCTTCCAGCAAGACTTCTGACAGGCTGAGAATGCCGGTCAAGGGGGTGCGCAGTTCATGGCTCATGCTGGCGAGAAATTCATCCTTCATCCGGCCAGCTTTTTCGAGTTGGGCAATGGCCAGTGCGAGTTCTTCACTGCGCTCACGCAAATTGCGTTCATTCGTTTTGGTCAGTGTGATGTCCTGCGCTGTTCCAGCAACACGGATCACTTTGCCGCCATCCTCTTCCACACATTCCGCGCGCAGAATTACCCAGCAACTGCCGCCATCAGGGCGCAATATTTCCGCCTCGAAAGAGAACTGCTCGCCGATGCCGGGAAGATTGGTCATGGCCATCTGGAATCTCACCCAGCTCTGCGCAGTGAATAGCGGACGCTGTTTCGAGGGTGGAGGAACTGTCCACGAAAGTTCGCGCCCTGCCATCTCATACAGTTCGGGACTCCACGTGACGCAGTCCTCAATGATGTTCCATTCCCATGAAGCCAGCTTGGCTATCCGTTGAGCGGAGCGGAGGCGGCGTTCGTTTTCAGACAGAGCGGTAAGGATCTGGATCTGATGCGAAATGTCTGCCCGGGTGCCCACGATGCGCAGGGCATGGCCTTGCTCGTTTCGTTGCATGACCTTGCCTTTGTCTCGGATCCATAGATAGGTGCCATCTTTTCGCAAGACCCGATGCTCTGCTTCATATACGCACGTTTCCCCACGCAGATGCTTTTCCAATTTGAGTTTGGCTTCTTGCCGGTCATCAGGATGAATTGTGTCAATCAGCAAGTCAGGAGTCTTCGGGTGCTCTCCGTTTTCAAATCCGGTGATCTGCTCGAATCGAGGGCTTAAGTAGAACTGATTTGTCGGGAGATCCCAGTCCCACACGCCTTTATCGCTACCATCGAGAGCGAACTTCCAGCGCTGCTCGGCGGCTTGCAGCATTTGCTCGGTTTCTACCAACTGCGAGATGTCTCGTCCTTCAACAACCAGATACTGGATGCTTCCATTTACACCCTTCAGGGGTTTGGCGGAGAAATCGATATCCACCAAGATGCCTTCCAAGTTCTTGATGCGTAATTTTTCACGAACCATTTCTCCACCTGCTGCACGGGTTATGCCGGCTCTGACCTTGGCAGATTCCAAGGGGGCGTCAGCCAGCCAATCGGTTTCCCAAAACGGTTTACCAAGTTCATCCTCTGCTTTTCGCGCAATGAAATCGAGCGCTGGCTGATTGGCTTCAAGAACCAAACCGGAAGGATCCAGCAGGCTCATCAGCTGGAAGGTGCCATTGAAGACGGCCTGATAACGCTGCTCCCGTTCCTCTTTGGCCTTGCGCTCTGTCTGAACGAGCGAGAGCAGGTCCGTATGCGCTTCATGCGCGCAGATGTAATGCCCAAGCATTTCTGCCGCTAATTGCAGAAGCTCCAGATCAGCCGCCACCCATTCGCGGTGTTCTGATATCGAATCATAGCCGATAAATCCTTTGAGCCCGGCAGACGAACAGATCGGGACCACCGCCAGAGCCTTGATCTTTTGGGGTTCCAAGATGGCCCGCTCGGCATCAGCTTCTGGCGGCAGATCATCGAGTGTACGCAACAGGATATGGCGGCCTTGGTGCATTTGGGCCATCCACCAGGGAAATATATCGGTGGGTAGTTCTTGGAGATTTTTTATCTGCGGTTTGACCCCCGGCTGACACCACTCGGCGGTATTA is from Verrucomicrobiia bacterium and encodes:
- a CDS encoding response regulator; the protein is MSTPGQTQATTQILVVDDEPTVHVSIEAILGYGPYRLVHADNAQAALKIYAEGNIDLVLLDVMMPGMTGLEACKKICAQKPIVPVPVILMSALNSEDVIVDGLAAGATDFVTKPFRLHELRARVQGAARLRLAFLSKHHEMQKRQELISMVVHDIRGPLTIFRGFTALLQENLLEAGDIARYTKTLNFECDRIASMVNDMLMIALNDREGLQLEIKQQNLVPLVNRLISSHRSIATASGINLIFAPSDSNILAECDQMILERCLENLILNAIKHSQGPSSIDISLEQNPDHIQITVRDHGPGISPEYQQQIFNLFSMGAGQRKGKHGYGIGLAFCKLAMDEHQGSISVTNALGGGAEFKLTFPKCHSIPHDYPIDSCAKPAIPTVQPSLNSNHTSLCLD
- a CDS encoding PAS domain-containing protein, which codes for MTAKTLDQPTNGVNQTPSRTMGRDDLGGLCDQLRRLVHADYLSYFISDIDRLVEITASGRTIVWRLAERLSFEAAMARDSILESRPVEYHDVNCQNVNEADNSIEVPTRNSYLASPVVNGTGETVGAILTGQTRPRTWSEADKDALRFGAYAIVQLTPDHVAQRVEPVDSIQLRRRIQLEHILTNLMRQCLREHQRSPRELVEPFLSQLGEATNADRVYLFELTKDSFHMSNTAEWCQPGVKPQIKNLQELPTDIFPWWMAQMHQGRHILLRTLDDLPPEADAERAILEPQKIKALAVVPICSSAGLKGFIGYDSISEHREWVAADLELLQLAAEMLGHYICAHEAHTDLLSLVQTERKAKEEREQRYQAVFNGTFQLMSLLDPSGLVLEANQPALDFIARKAEDELGKPFWETDWLADAPLESAKVRAGITRAAGGEMVREKLRIKNLEGILVDIDFSAKPLKGVNGSIQYLVVEGRDISQLVETEQMLQAAEQRWKFALDGSDKGVWDWDLPTNQFYLSPRFEQITGFENGEHPKTPDLLIDTIHPDDRQEAKLKLEKHLRGETCVYEAEHRVLRKDGTYLWIRDKGKVMQRNEQGHALRIVGTRADISHQIQILTALSENERRLRSAQRIAKLASWEWNIIEDCVTWSPELYEMAGRELSWTVPPPSKQRPLFTAQSWVRFQMAMTNLPGIGEQFSFEAEILRPDGGSCWVILRAECVEEDGGKVIRVAGTAQDITLTKTNERNLRERSEELALAIAQLEKAGRMKDEFLASMSHELRTPLTGILSLSEVLLEGVYGQLSERQSKYLKSIEESGRHLLELINDILDLAKIESGQLTLQLANYPISDLCSASTRLVKEMMAKKNQTLTFVQDPQDIIVRVDARRIKQMLVNLLSNAVKFTPNDGRVWLRIQGDAENEILRIEVEDSGIGISPSQLSKLFQPFVQLDSKLSRQYNGTGLGLALVRQLAELHGGCVGVTSEVGVGSKFFVEIPWKEPNAAKKASPKALPLSTPHALASKAATSAKKPLVLIADDNPVNVEAVKCYLEARGYDIRVAVNGEEAVTSVEKYYPDVVLMDIQMPKMDGLEATEIIRQHQDPAVNHVHIIALTALAMPGDKERCLRAGCDDYLSKPVKLKALSELIGKICAQSESRKA